A single window of Huiozyma naganishii CBS 8797 chromosome 10, complete genome DNA harbors:
- the GPI13 gene encoding mannose-ethanolamine phosphotransferase GPI13 (similar to Saccharomyces cerevisiae GPI13 (YLL031C); ancestral locus Anc_4.28), giving the protein MDESDIKKTILSTSADEKRIYRTRIQKFKKSHFLYVVLLMFLASLQFIAIAFFSRGFLLSRHVLDNISKADSQLTLQSSPKFDRAVVLIVDALRFDFVIPIEKEKANSNYHNNINIMYDKFMDNSESCSSLLLKFMADPPTTTLQRLKGLTTGSLPTFIDAGSNFNGDTIEEDNLIKQLYLHDKNVLFVGDDTWDALFNPFLSNNSAPFESLNVWDLDTVDNGVISFFNDHIHSKEWDVLVGHMLGVDHVGHKYGPDHFTMKEKQTQVNEFIHYVMQSLDDDTLLVVMGDHGMDRTGNHGGDSIDELESTLFLYSKTPGKFGAMTDGNQSIYNISDYGSSYRSVNQIDLVSTLSLMLGTPIPFNNLGWPIEEMFNTPEEGKRMTQITMDQLLEYKKTMNLQFPLDRHDRMESILDEILEHKNPASGHEYERQFLEMCKDLWARFDYYSITTGVILMFISLVLLISITKLIPSIVVNQMVPEFAPWICTMSVISNICFFAIYYVFQKPPLIDGVLWCFLFATAIGIIIGCCIPIFDRYSLGWVFVKLREDSFSDYWSCIGCGILIIHACLFTSNSFTIWEDRIVTFLLTSLGMLTLFEFAFLPKRQSTNALLTAKINENEGTTSGVNSSTANSNSLPLSRFARLLGGYHSIVLIICTRLASLITICREEQGDSCTPTFTTSSNSSWWCMMLCFLIIFLIPSCIKGYYNLTSSYQAAAPIWIDVFLKGSLFLNFIYWSLNSLENSDNSFLSDYKYDFTIAKFTLARMLAGVTIIATNIGWLMGPLCIKLNVHNTDVKSHQATILGYMNIYGSEYFLLVINVLMSIILFNKPLAQVSISLMCNQLLSILEIVDLLKLKENVIGPIVLGLLSYQQFFSTGHQATIPSVQWDVAFILSEKITFPITHLSVILNTFGPHIIVALSVALITLWKQPPDVLKPQTLLGRIVSNCGVLLTYNTLLCLSSFVWVTFFRRHLMVWKIFCPRFMFAALCLIVTQLVVTFGTIAFATGRLIQHINDIFWQ; this is encoded by the coding sequence ATGGATGAGAGTGATATCAAGAAAACGATTCTGAGTACCTCTGCTGACGAAAAAAGGATCTATAGAACCAGGATacaaaagttcaaaaaatcCCATTTTCTCTATGTGGTTTTATTAATGTTTCTTGCCTCGTTGCAGTTTATTGCTattgcatttttttctagAGGGTTTTTACTTTCAAGACATGTCTTGGACAATATATCGAAAGCGGATTCTCAATTGACATTGCAGAGTTCTCCCAAGTTTGATAGAGCGGTAGTTTTGATTGTAGACGCACTGAGATTTGATTTTGTCATACCAatcgaaaaagaaaaggcAAATAGCAACTATCATAATAACATCAACATAATGTACGACAAATTTATGGATAACTCGGAAAGTTGTTCTTCCTTATTGCTTAAATTTATGGCAGATCCACCAACCACTACCTTGCAGAGACTTAAAGGGCTAACAACTGGCTCCTTACCCACATTCATTGATGCAGGGTCAAACTTCAACGGTGACACCATTGAAGAGGACAACTTGATCAAACAGTTATATCTACACGACAAAAACGTATTATTTGTTGGAGACGATACATGGGATGCACTTTTCAATCCGTTTTTGTCCAACAATTCCGCACCCTTTGAATCGCTGAACGTTTGGGATTTAGACACAGTCGACAACGGTGTCATCTCATTTTTTAATGACCACATTCATTCAAAGGAATGGGATGTTCTTGTTGGACACATGCTTGGGGTTGATCATGTTGGTCACAAATATGGGCCCGACCATTTTACAATGAAAGAAAAGCAAACACAAGTAAACGAATTCATTCATTATGTGATGCAGTCACTAGATGACGATACCTTGCTCGTTGTTATGGGCGACCACGGCATGGATCGCACGGGTAACCATGGAGGAGATTCTATCGATGAGTTAGAAAGTACCTTGTTTCTTTACAGTAAGACTCCAGGTAAGTTTGGTGCAATGACAGATGGCAACCAATCGATTTACAATATCTCAGATTACGGGTCTAGCTATCGGAGCGTCAACCAAATTGATTTAGTGTCCACACTTTCGCTAATGCTTGGTACTCCGATTCCGTTCAATAACCTTGGCTGGCCAATCGAAGAAATGTTTAACACTCCGGAGGAGGGTAAAAGAATGACGCAAATAACCATGGACCAGCTTTtggaatataaaaagaCTATGAATTTACAATTCCCACTAGATAGACATGACAGAATGGAAAGTATACTGGACGAAATACTTGAACATAAGAACCCAGCCTCGGGCCATGAATATGAAAGACAATTCTTGGAAATGTGCAAAGATTTGTGGGCCCGATTTGATTACTATAGTATTACCACAGGGGTAATACTAATGTTTATTTCGTTGGTGCTCTTGATATCAATAACCAAGCTTATCCCATCCATTGTTGTGAACCAAATGGTTCCTGAATTTGCTCCCTGGATTTGCACAATGTCAGTGATATCTAATATCTGCTTTTTTGCCATCTATTatgttttccaaaaacCTCCACTGATCGATGGTGTATTGTGGTGCTTTCTTTTCGCGACAGCGATTGGTATTATCATAGGCTGCTGCATCCCCATTTTTGACCGCTACAGTTTGGGATGGGTTTTTGTGAAGTTACGTGAAGATTCGTTCTCTGACTACTGGTCTTGTATAGGTTGTGGCATACTAATCATCCATGCCTGCTTGTTCACTTCCAACTCATTCACTATATGGGAAGACCGTATTGTTACCTTTTTATTAACATCCTTAGGGATGCTAACGTTGTTTGAGTTTGCCTTCCTACCAAAGCGACAATCAACAAATGCTTTATTGACTGCTAAAATTAATGAAAACGAAGGCACGACTTCTGGAGTCAATTCCTCCACTGCTAATTCCAATTCTTTACCATTATCTAGATTTGCAAGGTTATTAGGTGGTTATCACTCTATTGTACTCATAATCTGCACAAGGTTGGCTTCCCTAATCACGATATGTCGTGAGGAGCAAGGCGATTCTTGCACTCCAACGTTCACAActtcatccaacagttCGTGGTGGTGCATGATGCTATGCTTTctaattatttttttgattccATCATGCATCAAGGGATACTACAACTTGACGTCTTCATACCAGGCTGCCGCACCTATTTGGATCGATGTCTTCCTGAAAGGTTCACTATTTTTAAACTTCATCTATTGGTCATTGAATTCCCTTGAAAACTCTGATAATAGCTTTTTGAGTGATTACAAGTACGATTTCACCATTGCGAAGTTCACACTGGCTAGAATGTTAGCAGGTGTTACGATAATAGCTACAAATATTGGTTGGTTGATGGGCCCCCTTTGTATTAAGTTGAACGTTCACAACACAGACGTAAAGTCGCACCAAGCGACGATTCTCGGCTATATGAACATTTATGGCTCAGAGTATTTCCTACTGGTCATCAATGTATTGATGAGCATaattcttttcaacaagCCTCTAGCGCAGGTATCAATTTCATTAATGTGCAATCAGTTACTTTCCATTCTAGAAATTGTAGATTTGTTGAAACTGAAGGAAAACGTCATAGGACCGATTGTGTTAGGCCTGCTATCCTACCAGCAGTTCTTCAGTACGGGACATCAGGCCACCATTCCATCAGTCCAATGGGACGTAGCCTTCATTCTGTCAGAAAAGATTACTTTTCCAATAACCCATTTATCTGTGATTTTAAACACTTTCGGCCCACACATCATTGTGGCGTTGTCAGTTGCCTTGATCACTCTATGGAAACAACCTCCAGATGTTTTGAAACCACAGACTCTACTAGGTAGAATTGTGTCCAACTGTGGGGTTTTGTTGACGTACAACACTTTACTCTGCTTAAGCTCCTTTGTGTGGGTCACTTTCTTTAGAAGACATTTAATGgtttggaaaattttttgtccGAGATTTATGTTTGCTGCCCTGTGTCTTATTGTCACTCAATTGGTAGTTACCTTTGGTACTATTGCCTTTGCGACTGGCAGGTTGATTCAACACATAAATGATATATTTTGGCAATAG
- the SNF6 gene encoding Snf6p (similar to Saccharomyces cerevisiae SNF6 (YHL025W); ancestral locus Anc_4.27), whose amino-acid sequence MAVVKKKKYQPKSVRQQQQILQTRSQLARHDFEASRLRAEQVGAVVHDESDTISFRSYILKNFINGSAYMNALTVNPVPLHRLKEVSVYGSNKDVKLSIISLEKKLEQEILLLDQLRGELDKEIELPDFERTLLGQIGHVDINSIESIDNALVLYRRKFAVRMQDTLLVRHDGKFEHLKSDKKEAPEDYWQNYHEFKRKEKERRELEKKLALEQKLREEQEQKRLFEEAEAKRKLEEQQRDRIKLQQLQQQNSEENRIKIMQQQQQDFIRQQKQEENNPAPLPRPLPSQIALTGFDAGQNIPQLMGPENNPVTATVSNNPNILGGADQPSVPLGTQDVDQNGNEQQDLLDDMFGEYNNEPFNNGFDDDFGDLDNVFF is encoded by the coding sequence ATGGCTGTtgtgaaaaagaagaagtaccaGCCAAAGTCTGtgcggcagcagcagcagatctTACAGACGAGGAGCCAGTTGGCGAGGCACGATTTCGAGGCTAGTAGGCTAAGGGCCGAGCAAGTTGGGGCAGTGGTCCATGATGAGAGCGACACAATCTCGTTCAGGTCGTACATTCTGAAGAATTTCATCAATGGGTCCGCGTACATGAACGCGTTGACCGTCAATCCGGTGCCATTGCATCGTTTGAAAGAGGTCAGTGTCTACGGGAGCAACAAGGACGTCAAGTTGTCTATTATATCGCTTGAGAAAAAACTGGAGCAAGAGATTCTGTTGTTGGATCAGTTACGTGGCGAGTTGGACAAGGAAATTGAGTTGCCCGATTTCGAGAGAACTTTGTTAGGTCAAATCGGGCATGTAGATATCAACTCTATCGAATCAATAGATAACGCATTGGTGTTGTACCGCAGGAAATTTGCGGTTAGAATGCAAGACACACTACTCGTCAGGCATGACGGCAAGTTTGAACACTTGAAAAGTGATAAAAAGGAGGCACCAGAAGACTACTGGCAAAACTACCATGAGTTTAAGAGGAAGGAAAAGGAGAGGCGAGAACTCGAGAAGAAACTTGCACTCGAACAAAAATTAAGggaagagcaagaacagaagaGACTGTTTGAGGAAGCGGAGGCTAAGAGGAAACTCGAGGAGCAACAACGAGATAGAATCAAGCTCCagcaattgcaacaacaaaactCAGAGGAAAACAGGATTAAGATCatgcaacagcagcagcaggatTTTATACGGCAACAGAAACAGGAAGAGAATAATCCGGCTCCGCTTCCGAGACCATTGCCCTCCCAGATCGCCCTCACTGGGTTCGACGCGGGCCAAAATATACCGCAGCTCATGGGACCGGAAAACAATCCAGTAACCGCTACCGTATCAAATAATCCGAATATTTTAGGCGGTGCAGATCAACCGAGCGTCCCGTTGGGCACACAGGATGTGGACCAGAACGGGAATGAACAACAGGACCTACTAGATGATATGTTCGGTGAATACAACAACGAGCCCTTCAACAACGGGTTCGATGATGATTTCGGCGATTTAGATaatgttttcttttga
- the KNAG0J02840 gene encoding uncharacterized protein (similar to Saccharomyces cerevisiae YHL026C; ancestral locus Anc_4.24) translates to MALKEKLSKNAYFFYYFILMQGIGSAIISGGIEFAIAYGMYHGRRRVKMWRFPHTMAGDLVVSLWVQVGLTWVLEEIFIGWDFCCGSACEFPHMDAICNYVKKKKALYWYCEVEYGMLPRERGPQGFKQYLKDLFLPERNMSRGHTKKYKLWLWLVRKAMRCLSWGLLLFIFFWPTTLGIMVAPGTKYGRHDYSYNSYPFPQVMKLIFGFVLGLICTPFTVAVVIIRNETYTRMVDSGELEEEWPSEAGFEGSPEERKQDQLLMPSESASVESKC, encoded by the coding sequence ATGGCACTGAAGGAGAAGCTGTCGAAGAATGCGTACTTCTTTTACTACTTCATCCTGATGCAAGGCATCGGGTCTGCGATAATATCCGGCGGTATCGAGTTTGCCATAGCCTACGGGATGTACCACGGTCGCAGGCGTGTGAAAATGTGGCGGTTCCCGCACACTATGGCGGGCGACTTGGTCGTCTCGCTGTGGGTGCAAGTCGGGCTCACGTGGGTGCTGGAGGAGATATTCATCGGGTGGGATTTCTGTTGTGGGTCCGCGTGCGAGTTCCCACACATGGATGCTATTTGTAACTacgtcaagaagaagaaggctTTGTACTGGTACTGCGAGGTGGAGTACGGGATGCTCCCCAGGGAGAGGGGGCCTCAGGGGTTTAAacagtacttgaaggatttgtttcttccgGAGAGGAACATGTCTAGGGGGCACACAAAGAAATATAAGCTGTGGCTCTGGTTGGTGCGCAAAGCGATGCGCTGCCTTTCGTGGGGGTTACTCCTGTTTATATTTTTCTGGCCCACCACATTGGGGATCATGGTTGCCCCAGGAACGAAATATGGGAGACACGATTACTCGTACAACTCGTACCCGTTCCCACAAGTGATGAAACTGATCTTTGGGTTCGTGCTGGGGCTGATCTGCACACCGTTCACAGTAGCAGTGGTGATCATTAGAAACGAGACGTATACGAGGATGGTCGACAGCGGCGAGTTGGAGGAAGAATGGCCCTCAGAAGCTGGGTTCGAGGGAAGCCCAGAGGAACGCAAACAAGATCAACTCTTGATGCCTAGTGAGTCCGCTAGCGTCGAAAGTAAGTGCTAA
- the RIM101 gene encoding alkaline-responsive transcriptional regulator RIM101 (similar to Saccharomyces cerevisiae RIM101 (YHL027W); ancestral locus Anc_4.21), whose translation MYACRGDTRAVVGARAGVWARVWVSPVSRSASAAMALQLQDILNDETTREVTGSPLSPTASSDSSQQQQQQQQQEFACRWDSCSEKFMQPELLYSHVCQDHVGRKSKKNLQLNCHWDHCDVKTVKRDHITSHVRVHIPLKPFQCSNCAKKFKRPQDLKKHLKTHLEGNELLKRKRGPKTGSKRVGKAGASAARANYTIKPLARFVAEDLPHLDPSFNPQLVTQLQRYLPLPSQGQPLPTGVLYRKNSFSSTTSSSDVSSPASSPTATHHITNSSESSPSDTSLFNTINSMPKENVQTMATFFNKLSYNMGQQQQTVGNQYYRQVMIPVPTVPRLATISATTPPVLEKYPTMQQLPPLSATAGPIPSTNPPMMNTSQKNVTVLPPMSTMPLLTSRFNSQPQMSTNVMPPLNNSNGVAYHYRPFSMYQKSNGQTEACVEEEFEDIYSAVNLIRDYLVCSLLEEEGSDEEDVPDETSTSEIEDMMSKMSVSSTGRLKYPKIRV comes from the coding sequence atgtatgcATGTAGAGGTGATACGAGGGCAGTGGTCGGAGCTCGGGCTGGGGTTTGGGCTCGGGTTTGGgtttctccagtttcaagAAGTGCGTCAGCAGCAATGGCTTTGCAGTTACAGGATATACTGAACGACGAGACCACGAGGGAGGTGACGGGCAGCCCGCTCTCGCCAACCGCAAGTTCAGACAGctcacagcagcagcagcagcagcagcagcaggagTTCGCCTGCAGGTGGGATTCGTGCAGCGAGAAGTTTATGCAGCCGGAACTGTTGTACTCGCACGTCTGTCAGGACCATGTGGGCAGGAAATCCAAGAAAAACCTGCAGTTGAACTGTCATTGGGACCACTGCGACGTGAAAACGGTCAAAAGAGACCACATCACGTCACACGTCAGGGTGCATATCCCGTTGAAACCTTTCCAATGCTCAAACTGTGCCAAGAAGTTTAAGAGGCCCCAGGACTTGAAAAAACACTTGAAAACGCATCTGGAGGGCAACGAGCTTctaaagaggaaaagaggACCAAAGACAGGTAGCAAGAGAGTGGGCAAGGCCGGGGCCAGTGCTGCTCGCGCAAACTACACGATCAAGCCCTTGGCAAGGTTCGTCGCAGAGGACTTGCCCCATTTGGACCCGTCCTTCAACCCACAGTTGGTTACCCAGTTGCAAAGGTATCTACCCCTACCGTCACAGGGACAACCACTGCCCACTGGAGTCCTCTACAGGAAAAactccttttcttcaacgaccTCTTCCTCAGATGTGTCGTCACCAGCGTCCTCGCCCACAGCTACACATCACATCACAAACTCAAGCGAGTCGAGTCCCTCAGACACATCGCTCTTCAACACGATCAACTCTATGCCAAAGGAGAACGTCCAGACAATggccactttcttcaacaaactGTCGTATAACATGGgtcaacaacagcagacGGTAGGTAACCAGTACTACAGGCAAGTGATGATCCCAGTGCCCACTGTGCCCCGTCTGGCAACCATATCGGCAACCACCCCACCAGTTCTAGAAAAATACCCAACGATGCAGCAACTACCTCCTCTGTCGGCAACAGCAGGACCCATCCCATCGACAAACCCACCAATGATGAACACgtcacaaaaaaatgtcaCAGTACTCCCCCCCATGTCAACGATGCCCCTCTTGACCTCACGGTTCAACTCGCAGCCACAGATGTCGACAAACGTCATGCCGCCCTTGAACAACTCCAATGGAGTCGCATACCACTACAGACCATTCAGCATGTACCAGAAGAGCAACGGTCAAACTGAGGCGTGCGTCGAAGAGGAGTTCGAAGACATATACAGCGCAGTCAACCTCATCAGAGACTACCTAGTATGCTCTCTGCTGGAGGAGGAAGGaagtgacgaagaagatgtgCCCGACGAGACAAGCACATCTGAAATCGAAGATATGATGTCGAAGATGTCTGTTTCCAGTACGGGACGCCTGAAATACCCAAAGATTAGAGTATGA
- the OCA5 gene encoding Oca5p (similar to Saccharomyces cerevisiae YHL029C; ancestral locus Anc_4.19) — translation MSAKPSTPDNKTAISVSHHLKNLKQQFKDRQLINLLIDLVRANDHDSLAYIARTSGIPPQLRHVVWPVLLKYHPMCISPNIMSNTINWDPQTRSYHFNESNTANNSNSNGMSPVQSTTVLHTIKSDSKAPTSEQDKINSGADDAYLDRIISHDLRRYFHSRSSNHTPPTSADSTAPAVEQEIVSILKFAIFNFVNKWSKIFKYESGLAWIALGLAEWFPPSSCVAEPVVLTGRRHSKDAPKEKNSPDLNINNLYQEYPLPSLLRSKLPKEYAFQFADLYERLLLVILHCPDTVRARDQINREFPSKSEHMTNYFPILSGGDLQFQSTIFFKAFASILPELYQPLMEESNLQTNTSRLTWLYWWLKFSGARALQRQDRGRLWDILLGWRPKPNMNSINFFLNYNSKLFDHLYHEVPPGFRSPTNTKNSEYLKSLNKLDPFWFPDLDLFTLGDRDFPFDYNVLREILTKNKYDQQCSDTVDNKRGSEVETKESPLTYSTIDPHIQLVFIYVAILQYNEFKLLEFEETEISEFLNNVPMLSKTDDKNYKKLYVEIDYNAVNKKHNASNFRSHKAYSISETSSTSSLSSGSSANNAAANPNEPASKRHMLIELGNDAKASHSFNDLLNSAGDIWRKWLWKELEENVNSE, via the coding sequence ATGTCCGCAAAGCCTTCGACCCCGGACAACAAGACGGCAATCTCTGTGTCACAccacttgaagaacttgaaacagCAGTTCAAAGATAGACAGCTGATCAACCTCCTGATCGACCTTGTACGTGCAAACGACCATGACTCGCTCGCATACATCGCAAGGACCTCGGGCATCCCGCCGCAATTGAGACACGTCGTGTGGCCCGTCTTGCTCAAGTACCACCCTATGTGCATCTCTCCAAATATCATGTCCAACACAATCAATTGGGACCCACAGACACGCTCGTACCACTTCAACGAGTCCAACACGGCAAATAACAGTAACAGTAACGGGATGTCGCCAGTGCAGAGCACCACTGTTTTGCATACAATAAAGTCCGACTCTAAAGCACCCACTTCCGAGCAGGATAAGATAAATAGCGGCGCGGACGATGCGTACTTGGACAGAATAATCTCGCACGACCTGAGGAGGTACTTCCACTCGAGGAGCAGCAACCACACTCCGCCAACCTCTGCGGACTCTACAGCCCCAGCAGTAGAACAAGAAATCGTCTCCATCTTGAAGTTTGCTATATTCAACTTCGTCAACAAATGgtccaagatcttcaaatacGAGAGCGGACTCGCATGGATAGCTCTAGGGTTGGCAGAATGGTTCCCACCTTCGTCCTGTGTGGCAGAACCGGTCGTGCTCACAGGAAGAAGACACTCCAAGGACGCGccaaaggaaaaaaacagtcCCGATCTCAACATCAATAACTTATACCAGGAGTACCCGCTTCCCTCACTGCTTCGATCGAAATTGCCCAAGGAGTATGCGTTCCAGTTTGCAGACCTATATGAAAGGCTACTTCTAGTCATACTCCATTGTCCGGACACGGTACGGGCAAGAGACCAAATCAACAGAGAATTCCCGTCGAAATCAGAACATATGACCAACTATTTCCCGATCCTATCCGGCGGAGATCTACAGTTCCAATCgaccatttttttcaaagcatTCGCCTCCATCCTACCGGAACTGTACCAACCGCTAATGGAGGAATCTAACCTACAGACGAACACTTCAAGACTTACTTGGCTGTACTGGTGGCTGAAATTTTCCGGTGCAAGAGCTCTTCAAAGACAGGACAGGGGACGACTCTGGGATATCTTGCTAGGGTGGAGACCCAAACCTAACATGAACAGCATaaacttctttttgaatTATAACAGCAAATTATTCGACCATTTGTACCATGAGGTACCCCCAGGGTTCCGTTCCCCTACAAACACCAAAAATTCAGAGTACTTGAAGAGTCTCAACAAATTGGACCCCTTCTGGTTCCCAGACTTGGACCTGTTCACTCTGGGGGACAGAGATTTCCCCTTCGATTACAACGTTCTAAGGGAAATTttgaccaagaacaagtacgACCAACAATGTTCCGACACAGTTGACAACAAAAGGGGCTCCGAGGTGGAGACCAAGGAGAGCCCACTCACATACTCCACAATCGACCCGCACATCCAGCTGGTCTTCATCTACGTCGCAATCTTGCAGTACAACGAGTTCAAATTGCTAGAATTCGAGGAGACCGAGATCTCagagtttttgaacaacgtCCCCATGTTGTCCAAGACAGACGACAAGAATTACAAAAAACTGTACGTGGAGATCGATTACAATGCAgtaaacaagaaacacaacGCGAGCAACTTCCGGTCACATAAAGCATACTCCATCTCAGAGACCTCCTCCACCTCATCGCTGTCATCCGGGTCCTCCGCAAACAACGCTGCGGCAAATCCGAACGAACCTGCAAGTAAGCGGCACATGCTGATCGAGCTGGGGAACGACGCAAAGGCGTCGCACTCGTTCAACGATCTGCTGAACAGCGCGGGCGATATCTGGCGGAAATGGCTGTGGAAGGAACTAGAAGAGAATGTCAACAGCGAGTAA
- the ENT4 gene encoding Ent4p (similar to Saccharomyces cerevisiae ENT4 (YLL038C); ancestral locus Anc_4.17), which produces MPLFDSVRNFVNSTTELKVKQATDDSEVLSSSTGTVMNEISVLTYSPKTLKEIQSVLRKRFHLMSTLPRKVLHRSCLIVLKTLTLILFLLNNGSNAFVSWIKSNVGAFEPLQNVPITEFSFTDKADLPMYEQIRQSASDILQLIGDDNLLEERRRDVIQFRSSISSPGRKSTDNSHLQKYSYERFSNEIGRSLSENIGGVNSSSLTGNEEVGTGRPGMIPTQSIKRRMFGLRSNLAPSDDPQVPDEESVEGSGESSGRLTSIKGYISKLHHLDPLTEEETPIPAPSHILLSPANRKTESTDATRELEGTKPWARTSSFTNKFRPSNPFA; this is translated from the coding sequence ATGCCATTGTTTGACAGTGTTCGGAATTTTGTGAATTCTACGACTGAGTTGAAGGTGAAGCAAGCCACGGATGACAGCGAGGTTCTATCGTCGTCGACGGGGACTGTCATGAATGAGATTTCAGTGCTTACTTACAGTCCCAAGACGTTGAAAGAGATCCAATCTGTGCTGAGAAAGCGGTTCCACTTGATGTCTACACTCCCGCGGAAAGTTTTGCACAGGAGCTGTCTGATCGTTTTGAAAACGCTGACTCTCATTCTGTTCCTGTTGAATAACGGCTCCAATGCGTTTGTGAGTTGGATAAAGAGCAATGTGGGTGCGTTCGAACCCTTGCAGAATGTTCCGATCACAGAATTTAGCTTTACAGACAAGGCGGACCTGCCGATGTACGAACAGATACGACAATCTGCGTCGGACATTCTACAACTAATTGGGGACGACAATCTATTGGAggagagaagaagagacgtCATCCAGTTCCGTTCTAGCATATCGTCCCCCGGGAGGAAATCGACGGATAACAGCCATTTGCAAAAATACAGTTACGAACGGTTCAGCAACGAGATTGGGAGAAGTCTCTCTGAAAATATTGGTGGGGTCAACTCCTCCTCGCTTACTGGTAACGAGGAGGTTGGTACCGGTAGACCTGGGATGATACCGACGCAGAGCATTAAGCGGCGGATGTTTGGCTTACGAAGTAATCTGGCGCCGAGCGATGATCCGCAGGTTCCCGATGAGGAGAGCGTTGAAGGTTCCGGCGAGAGTAGTGGTCGACTGACGAGCATCAAGGGTTACATCTCCAAGCTACATCATTTGGACCCATTGACCGAAGAGGAGACACCCATCCCGGCCCCAAGTCACATCCTACTGTCACCAGCTAATCGCAAGACAGAGAGCACGGACGCGACACGCGAATTGGAGGGCACAAAGCCTTGGGCTCGCACGTCATCGTTCACAAACAAGTTCCGTCCATCCAATCCCTTTGCGTAA